The DNA region ATTACAGGTGATTCGCTCAATGGATTAAGTGATAGTTTGCAAAAATTAGGAAAAATTGAGTGGGTTGGAACACGCCATGAAGAAACGGCGGCGTTTGCAGCAGGGGCTGACGCAAAAATCAGTGGAAAACTTGCCGTTTGCGCAGGTTCATCGGGACCTGGAAATCTGCATCTGATTAACGGTCTGTTTGATTGCCACCGAAAAGGGGTTCCTGTTTTGGCGATTGCTTCGCACATTCCTTCGAGTGAAATTGGGAGTAATTATTTTCAAGAGACACATCCCGAAAATTTATTTAAAGAGTGCAGTGTTTATTGTGAGTTGGTCACCAATCCTGATCAGATGCCGCATATTTTAGAGACTGCCATCAGACAAGCCATCTTGAAAAAAGGGGTGAGCGTCATCGTTATACCGGGCGATCTTTTACTCAAACCGATGCCCAAAGATGCTAAGTATCTGTGGAGCGAACCGCATTTACCCAAGGTATTGCCATGCATGGATGACATTGATCTGCTTGCGAAAATTTTAAATGAAAACAAAAACATAACGTTTCTGTGTGGAGCAGGGTGCAGTAATGCGCACGATGACGTGGTTGAACTTGCAAAACTCCTTCATGCGCCCGTTGTTCATGCGCTTGGAGGCAAAGAGTCGATGGAGGGAAACAACCCAAACAGTGTTGGCATGACAGGGCTCATCGGCTATGAATCGGGTTACTACGCAATGGAAAACTCCGATGTCTTGCTCATCTTAGGCTCAGCGTTTCCGTACAAAGCGTTTTACCCTCAAAAGGCTAAAATCGTGCAAATCGACATCAAACCTGAAGCGCTCGGAAGACACACCCAAATCAGTTTAGGCATCGTGGGCGATGTCAAATCCAGTCTAGAACTCTTAACGCCTAAGATCAAACAAAAAGAGAACGATACCTTCTTAAAAAGTGCCCTCAAACACTACCAATCAACGGTCGAGACCTTTGACAAACTCGCCAGTGGCACCAGCAAAGAGGGCTTGATTCACCCACAATACTTAACCAAATTGATCGATAAATACGCCAGCGAGGACGCGATCTTTACGTGCGATGTGGGCACACCCACCGTCTGGGCGGCGCGCTATGTGAACATGAATGGAAAGCGAAAACTCATCGGCTCGTTTAATCACGGTTCGATGGCCAGTGCCCTTCCACAAGCCATCGGCGCAAAAGTAAGTGCTCCTGATAAAGAAGTCATTGCTCTATGTGGTGATGGCGGTTTTGCAATGCTCATGGGCGATCTGCTCACACTGGTTCAGCACACCATCAAAGCCAAAATCGTGATTTATAACAATAGCTCCTTAGGCTTTGTCGCCATCGAGATGAAAGCGGGCGGCTATTTGTCAGACAATACCGAATTAACCAACCCCGACTTTTCAGCCATTGCCAAAGCCGTTGGCATCAAAAGTTTCAGGGTTGAAAAACCTGAGGAGTTAGAAAAAAGTGTCATCGAGTTCCTTGCCTTTGATGGAGCGGCACTGTTAGATGTCACCACCGCCAAACAAGAGCTAACCATGCCACCCAAAATCTCTTTTGAAAATGCAAAAGGGTTCAGCATTTACATGTTAAGAGCCATCATTAACGGCAAAGGCGATGAATTGGTCGAAGTGGCAAGAGAGAATTTAATACGCTAAAAAGGGTACAAGGTGGCAGGCTCTTTTTATCCAAAGGAGCTCACCACCGTTTTTTAATTTTTGTTCAAAAGTATTGACATGTTTTTAGTGATAATGCTCATCGAACACTTTCAATTTGCATTAATCTAAGTAAAGATAAAATTTCGCTCGAAAAGTTTTTAGATAACTCATTGCTCACTCTATAACTTAACATTATCTTGGGGTGTCGCCAAGCGGTAAGGCTCTGGTTTCTGGTACCAGCATTCAGGGGTTCGAATCCCTTCACCCCATCCATCTCTTTACTCTAAAATAAAATCACTCAAAACCTTTTACATGTAAAGCCATTCTCCGCTTGCTAAAATCAAAAGTTTAGCCCTGATTCTCTTTATGCAAATTCAGACTGCGTACTATATAATAACAGACACAACTATAATCAGTGAAGGAGGGCACAATGGAACTGTTAGAAAATGTCAGTAAGGACATACGAAAACTACTTGGGGAATTAGACATTATCTTAAAAAATGTAGATATGAACAAGGTAGCAACAAAAACAAATTCGCAAAATAGAACCATCAGACAAATTGTAGGTCACCTGTGCGATTCAGCATCCAACAACACCCACAGAATCATCCATTTGCAGTATCAAAAAAGCCCCTTAATCTTCCCCGATTATGCCAATCTTGGCGTAAATGACATCTGGATAAAAATTCAAAACTACAACAACTACGAGTGGGATGATTTAATTCATTTACTCAAATACACAACCATGCATGTCGCACATGTCATCCAAAATGTTGACCGCTCAAAATTGCAACATCAATGGATAAGCGCTTTAAATGAGCACATTACATTAGAAGAGATGATTGTTGATTATCCTCGCCATTTTAAACTCCATTATGATGAGATCGTCGACCTTATTGCTCAATAGATAATAAAGCAGCTTCTTCTTATCTGATTATTTCATGAACAAAATGGTTCAGGATTTTAAATGTGGAGTCATTCTATTGAACGATTAATTTTTTGTTGCGATAATTCGTATAGAATAAGCAGAGAAAATCGTACCGTACTTTAGGAGTTTAACATGACACTCTCCAATAAAATCAGAATTGACATCATCTCTGACGTCGTTTGTCCTTGGTGTATCATCGGTTATAAACGTTTAGAGCACGCCATGAAAGAACTCGGTGTGGAAGATAAGTTTGAACTTGTGTGGAATCCCTTTGAGCTCAATCCAACGATGTCGCTTGATGGCGAAGATGCCGTTTCCTATTTGGCGCATAAATACACGATGAGCGTAGAACAAGTGAAATCTACTCAAGCAACTATCACAAAAAATGGAGCGGAACTAGGGTTTACGTTTAATTACTATGATGGAATGAAGACGGTCAATACGCGCAATGCTCACATCTTGCTCGATGTTGCAAAAGAATTTGGAAAGCAAACGGAACTTAAAATGCGACTCTTTAGCGCTCATTTTACAGAGAAAAAAGATATATCAAACCGCCATACGTTAGGAGAGCTTGTACAAAGCATTGGATTAGACAAAGATCTCTTTTTGGCAAAACTGGATGATGAAAGTGCGAGAATGAAAGTGCAAGAGGCAGAAGAGTATTGGCATAAACAAAACATATCTGCAGTTCCCACAATGATCTTCAATAACGAACTGATCATGAACGGCGCCTATCCTATTGAAACGTATCAAAAAGTTTTAACAGAATTACTGGAAAAGAGGCTTAAAAAGAGTTACATGTAAACGTTTAACTCTTTACATGTAAACCCAACCACACCTTTGGACTCACGCCATACCACTTCTTAAATGCCCGTAAAAAGGGACTTGGTTCGACGTAGCCTAGGTAGGAAGCAATCGTGGGAGTCGTCAGACCTTTTTGCAGATAATGCGTTGCTAATTTTTGGCGTACTTCACCCAAGAGTGTCACAAAACTTACCCCTTCTTCTTTGAGCTTTTTTTGAAGGGTTCGTGGGTGCATGCCCACTTTGTGAGCCACACTTTCCAAGGAAACATCTAACTCACCCGTAGCAATGAGTATACAGCCTAAAACCTGTTCTTTAAGGCTTCCATGAACACTCATGCCCAAGCTTTGTTCTGCCTCTTTTTCAAAGACACTAAGCAGATACGGATTGTCATAGCTTGTTTGCATTGCCAGTTGCGTTTTGTCGAAGAAGAGGGCGTTTTCAACCTCATCGAAGTAGATATGCTCTCCAAAAACATCTTTGTACGCGTTTACATGTAAAGGTTTGGCGTGCCTAAACGTTGTGCGTTTGGGGAAGATGGATTGGGGAATGATTTTGTTGATGAGATGCAGAAGCGCACTTAAGTGAATCTCGGCGCTGTACTTTTCAAGGTGCTCAACTTCGCCATCTTTGTGAATGAGCAGGGTGAGTTTGCACTCGGTTGCATCAAAGATGGGCTTCAGTGTCTTGCCTATTAAAAGATAATACCGACACAGCTTGATGATGGCATCTTCTACCGTGCTGGAATGCAACATCAAGTAGCCCAAAACCCCTAGATTGTTCGGTGTCACAGATGCTGCAAATTTGAATAAAAGCGCTGTATCACCCAAAAGCGCAATGGCTTCATCAATGAGCTCGCTGATATAATGCGCGGGGATTTTTGCCCCTTTTTGCAGAACCTTCTCCATGCTGATGTCCCGTTTTGCCATAAAGGGTTGGGCATCAAACCGATGGTTTTTTTCTAAATAAGAGAGAATAAATAAAAAGGCTTCGGCGGGTGCTTCTTTTGAAGGAGTAAGTCGCAAAATGTCATACCTTGAGTCGTAAAATGTCATAAAAAAATCGTGTTTGAATTATATACTAGCGCTTATTAAGACTCATTGAGGAGCCACATCATGAATACCTACAGTGTCGTACTTGCCTTTCATATTCTCTCCATTGCCACATGGATGATCATGCTCGTTTACCTGCCCAAACTCTTTGTATATCATATCGCTACACCACAGCATGCACAAGCGACTATTGCACTGCAAGAGAGCAGTCTTTATAAAGCAGGAACGGTGGCTATGCTCTTTTCGATCAAATTTGGGCTTATCTTGCTTTACCTCAATCCTTATCTGCTAAAAAGTGGAGGGTGGTTACATGTAAAGTTGTTTCTTGTCGTACTGATGGTGGTGTATCACTTTACATGTAAAAAATTTATACGCCAATTTGCGAGCGAGGGTGTTTCTCAAAACCTACGATTTTTCAGACTCTTTCGCGTGATTCCTGAGATCACGACTTCTATCATTATTCTTCTTACGATTATCAAGCCATTTTAACTTTTGGCTTGAAAGTCTATTGACAATCTGAGCCTAAAAATGTACTATTTCACAAAATGAATGACCGTCAGTCATTTAAAAAGGTGCGAAATGGCTCGAATTATCGATAAAGAAGAAAAACGGTGTGACATTGCAGGTGCATCTATCAAATTGTTTGCCAATAAAGGTATTGCGCAGACCAGCATGGATGAGATCGCTAAGAGTGCAGGGGTTGCAAAAGGGACGATCTATCTCTATTTTAAAAATAAAGAGGAGATTATTTTTGCCATTTGGGACATGTTAGCCGCGCGTCACCATGAGGCATTTCAAGCACGCATTACAGAAACGATGAGTGCCAAAGAGAAAATCTTGGAGCTTTTCAATTTTAGTGAATGCCAAGAAGATCACGATAAAGAAGAGCTTCTCACCCTTTATCAGAACTTCCTTAGCACAATGCTCATCGACAAAACAGGGCTTTATACCTCTTATTTTGCAATGATTTCCCAAAGAGATTATGACATTATCACGGCATCTATTGAACAAGGCATTGCAAAAGGTGAACTTGAAGTACACGATGTCGACAAACTCACCAACACGATTATTGTTTTTATGGAAGGTGTCATCATTCAATCCAAAATGAACAATCTCAATTTTGAACAAACCCAATCACGCCTAACCCAATACATCATCTTTTTACTGGATCAATATATGAGGAAAGCATCATGAAAAAGTTAAGCCTTTTATGCCTCTTTCCACTGTTTGCTTTCGCAGGAAACTTACCACAACTCTTAAATCTTGCCGAACAAAACAAACACGTGGAAGCGTCACGCTACAGCTTAGAGGCGGCGAAAGAACAAGAGTACGCAACCAAAAGTGGCTATATGCCAACCTTAAGTCTTTCCGGCAATCAGTCGTTCAATAAAAATGAGTCGATGTTAATGATGGCACCTGAGAAGAGCCGTACCGGTTCGGCAACGCTTTCCTTGACACTCTACGATGGTGGAAAACGAGAAGCGCTGTTTGACCAACAACAAGCCCTTGTCAAAGCGGCAACATTCTCACTTGCTTCTGTTCAAAACAATGTTTCGCTTAACGTCATCTACTACTATTACAACTACATCAGCACACTGGCCAGCAAAGAATCAACCCTGCAAAAGATGGAACAGTTAGAAGCGGAACGTTACCGACTTGAAAAGTACCTCTCCGTAGGCTCAGCAACCGCAGATGAACTCCAAAAAATCATCTCAACCATCGAGCAAACCAAGGTCGATCTTTTAACTTTAGAGAATACCCTCAACAACATCTCCAACACCCTTGAATACCTCACAGGACAAGAGGTCAGTGTCGAGTCTGGCTCTTCGGTTCTATTTCAAGAAGAAAAAGCAAATGACACAAAACGTTTTGACATCTTAGCGCTGGAAGAGAGTGTTCAAAGTGCACGTGCGGAAGCCGAAATGGCCAAAGCACCGTATCTTCCAACGATTAAGATCGAAGATAACTACTCACGTTTTAAATACGACTTTTCGAATGCCGCGCCTGAATCAACGATGAACAACCAAAACACCGTTCAACTGACGATGCAGTGGAAAATTTTTGACTTTGGTTCAACCTCAGCCAGCTACCAAGCGGCACAAAAAATGTATCTTGCTAAAAACAGCGAACTGACGTACGAAAAAGACAAAGCCAAAGCAAGTTTTAAAAGCGCTCAAAACAGTTATAAAACAGCACTCGCAAAGATAGAAGCCGCCAAAGCAAGGCTTAGCGCGTCTGAGACAACGTATGAATACGTCAAAAAGAAATTTCAACAAGGCATCGTCAACAATGTCACCTATCTTGACGCCCTTAGCGATAAATTTAATGCCCGCTCACAGCTTCAAACAGCCTTGAATGAAGTGGAATACCAAAAAGCCGTCCTACTCTACGAAATGGGTAAAGAGATAAAAGGAGCCATCCAATGAAAAAATTTTTAATCACGACCTTATTGATGTTTCAAGCCCTCATCGCAGGGGAAGTTTACGCCACGTTTGACGTTGTCAGCGAAAAAAGCTCCGAACTGGGACTTTCCATTTCAGGCGTTGTTGGATCTTTACATGTAAACGTTGGCGACCGTGTCAAAAAAGGCGATTTACTCCTTGCACTCAGCAATGCGCAAGAAAAAAATGAGTACGAAATTGCGCGTAAAAATGCTGAACATTCGGTAAAAACCTATGAGCGTTACGCCAAAATATCCGATGTCATCGACAAAGAGAAGATGGAAAACTACCTCTACGATAGAGACATTCAACTCTTAAACGCTCAAAACAGAGAGATTATCTTTAAAAAAACAG from Sulfurospirillum diekertiae includes:
- a CDS encoding TolC family protein; this translates as MKKLSLLCLFPLFAFAGNLPQLLNLAEQNKHVEASRYSLEAAKEQEYATKSGYMPTLSLSGNQSFNKNESMLMMAPEKSRTGSATLSLTLYDGGKREALFDQQQALVKAATFSLASVQNNVSLNVIYYYYNYISTLASKESTLQKMEQLEAERYRLEKYLSVGSATADELQKIISTIEQTKVDLLTLENTLNNISNTLEYLTGQEVSVESGSSVLFQEEKANDTKRFDILALEESVQSARAEAEMAKAPYLPTIKIEDNYSRFKYDFSNAAPESTMNNQNTVQLTMQWKIFDFGSTSASYQAAQKMYLAKNSELTYEKDKAKASFKSAQNSYKTALAKIEAAKARLSASETTYEYVKKKFQQGIVNNVTYLDALSDKFNARSQLQTALNEVEYQKAVLLYEMGKEIKGAIQ
- a CDS encoding AraC family transcriptional regulator translates to MRLTPSKEAPAEAFLFILSYLEKNHRFDAQPFMAKRDISMEKVLQKGAKIPAHYISELIDEAIALLGDTALLFKFAASVTPNNLGVLGYLMLHSSTVEDAIIKLCRYYLLIGKTLKPIFDATECKLTLLIHKDGEVEHLEKYSAEIHLSALLHLINKIIPQSIFPKRTTFRHAKPLHVNAYKDVFGEHIYFDEVENALFFDKTQLAMQTSYDNPYLLSVFEKEAEQSLGMSVHGSLKEQVLGCILIATGELDVSLESVAHKVGMHPRTLQKKLKEEGVSFVTLLGEVRQKLATHYLQKGLTTPTIASYLGYVEPSPFLRAFKKWYGVSPKVWLGLHVKS
- a CDS encoding efflux RND transporter periplasmic adaptor subunit, yielding MKKFLITTLLMFQALIAGEVYATFDVVSEKSSELGLSISGVVGSLHVNVGDRVKKGDLLLALSNAQEKNEYEIARKNAEHSVKTYERYAKISDVIDKEKMENYLYDRDIQLLNAQNREIIFKKTELRAPYDLVVSKKSTELGNIVLGSQTKLLTVESTHDVKLVLKMDEKYWSKVKVGQKFTYKVDGSDKKYEGVISKIYPTILSSTREMQAEVKAVDLMPGLFGNGTISVE
- the poxB gene encoding ubiquinone-dependent pyruvate dehydrogenase — its product is MNDNIAMYFAKLLAEVGIKRIWGITGDSLNGLSDSLQKLGKIEWVGTRHEETAAFAAGADAKISGKLAVCAGSSGPGNLHLINGLFDCHRKGVPVLAIASHIPSSEIGSNYFQETHPENLFKECSVYCELVTNPDQMPHILETAIRQAILKKGVSVIVIPGDLLLKPMPKDAKYLWSEPHLPKVLPCMDDIDLLAKILNENKNITFLCGAGCSNAHDDVVELAKLLHAPVVHALGGKESMEGNNPNSVGMTGLIGYESGYYAMENSDVLLILGSAFPYKAFYPQKAKIVQIDIKPEALGRHTQISLGIVGDVKSSLELLTPKIKQKENDTFLKSALKHYQSTVETFDKLASGTSKEGLIHPQYLTKLIDKYASEDAIFTCDVGTPTVWAARYVNMNGKRKLIGSFNHGSMASALPQAIGAKVSAPDKEVIALCGDGGFAMLMGDLLTLVQHTIKAKIVIYNNSSLGFVAIEMKAGGYLSDNTELTNPDFSAIAKAVGIKSFRVEKPEELEKSVIEFLAFDGAALLDVTTAKQELTMPPKISFENAKGFSIYMLRAIINGKGDELVEVARENLIR
- a CDS encoding DinB family protein yields the protein MELLENVSKDIRKLLGELDIILKNVDMNKVATKTNSQNRTIRQIVGHLCDSASNNTHRIIHLQYQKSPLIFPDYANLGVNDIWIKIQNYNNYEWDDLIHLLKYTTMHVAHVIQNVDRSKLQHQWISALNEHITLEEMIVDYPRHFKLHYDEIVDLIAQ
- a CDS encoding DsbA family oxidoreductase gives rise to the protein MTLSNKIRIDIISDVVCPWCIIGYKRLEHAMKELGVEDKFELVWNPFELNPTMSLDGEDAVSYLAHKYTMSVEQVKSTQATITKNGAELGFTFNYYDGMKTVNTRNAHILLDVAKEFGKQTELKMRLFSAHFTEKKDISNRHTLGELVQSIGLDKDLFLAKLDDESARMKVQEAEEYWHKQNISAVPTMIFNNELIMNGAYPIETYQKVLTELLEKRLKKSYM
- a CDS encoding CopD family protein translates to MNTYSVVLAFHILSIATWMIMLVYLPKLFVYHIATPQHAQATIALQESSLYKAGTVAMLFSIKFGLILLYLNPYLLKSGGWLHVKLFLVVLMVVYHFTCKKFIRQFASEGVSQNLRFFRLFRVIPEITTSIIILLTIIKPF
- a CDS encoding TetR/AcrR family transcriptional regulator, whose translation is MARIIDKEEKRCDIAGASIKLFANKGIAQTSMDEIAKSAGVAKGTIYLYFKNKEEIIFAIWDMLAARHHEAFQARITETMSAKEKILELFNFSECQEDHDKEELLTLYQNFLSTMLIDKTGLYTSYFAMISQRDYDIITASIEQGIAKGELEVHDVDKLTNTIIVFMEGVIIQSKMNNLNFEQTQSRLTQYIIFLLDQYMRKAS